GGGTCTGGAGACGCGGCGAGAGCCCCAGGATCCCGCCGAGGGCGGCCCGGTCCCGCGGCTGCGCCGCGGCGAGCGCCACCAGGGTCTCGGGGCTCACCACCTTGAACGGTGGCCGGCGCTCGGCGCGCGCCCACGTCTCGCGCTGGGCGTGGAGGGCGCGGAGGACGGCCAGCGCGCGGGGGTCGAGGCGCCCGGCTCCGCGGAGCCGGCGGTACCCGTCCACATCCGGGGCGCGTTCGGCCACCGGATGCGCGGCGAGGGCCTCGCACTCCTCGGCGAGCCACGCCTCCCGCCCGAGCGCCGTCAGCTCGGCCCGGAGGCGCTCGCGCAGCGCGAACAGATGACGCACGTCCTCGGCTGCGTACGCCTCCTGGGCCGGGGGGAGGGGCCGGCGGGCCCAGTCCGCCTTCTGCTGGGACTTGACGGGCGTGATGTCGAGGTACTGCCGGAGGAGCGCGTCGAGCCCGAGCTCGCGGAGGCCGAGGAAGCGGGCCGCCAGCATCGTGTCGAAGATGTTGGCGAACGTGAAGCCGAAGTCGCGCTTGAGGTAGGCGAGGTCGTTCTCGGCACTGTGGAGCACTTTGGCCGTCGCCGGATCGGCGCAGACCGGGCGGAGCGGCTCGAGGTCCGGGAGGGCCAGGGGGTCGACGAGGGACACGCGGCCCTGCGCGTCGGCGACCTGAACGAGGCAGA
This portion of the Candidatus Methylomirabilota bacterium genome encodes:
- a CDS encoding HRDC domain-containing protein is translated as MPEAPTWIRTSPELRRLGRELAGAEAVALDTEADSLHHYPERLCLVQVADAQGRVSLVDPLALPDLEPLRPVCADPATAKVLHSAENDLAYLKRDFGFTFANIFDTMLAARFLGLRELGLDALLRQYLDITPVKSQQKADWARRPLPPAQEAYAAEDVRHLFALRERLRAELTALGREAWLAEECEALAAHPVAERAPDVDGYRRLRGAGRLDPRALAVLRALHAQRETWARAERRPPFKVVSPETLVALAAAQPRDRAALGGILGLSPRLQTRYGEGILEAIARGLAAPLPEDLRGSRGQRPVILAIVQQRGEALRRWRAEAATRAGLDPGVLLPQRLIDLLAASPPGDRVALVEVPGLRRWRVEAFGPEILATLAGVGAASRKEVRG